ATGCTGGCCTGCCTGGTCGCGGACGGCATCATCCTGCTGGCCGGTGACGGCGTCACCGGCTGGGGCGAAGGCGGGTGGAACGTCCTGCTCCTGGTGTCCGGCGCCCTGGCTGTCGCCGGCGGTGGCCCGCTGACGACGTCAGTCCTCTCCCTGGTGGACCGCAACAACACCAGGTCCCAGTCGACCCAGCAGGCCGGTGAGGTGCTGCGCGGTGGCGCGCTGATCGGTGCGCTGGAGCGCGGTGCGATCTACGGCTCGATGGTGGCCGGCTGGCCGGAGGGACTGGCGATCGTGCTGGCCATCAAGGGCCTCGCCCGGTACCCCGAGCTGCGCAGTCCGGACCAGCCGGCATCCGTTACGCCGCAGGCGGTGGCAGAGCGGTTCATCATCGGCACGTTCACCAGTGTGCTCTGGTCGGTCACCTGCGCGGGCCTGCTGCTGTCGCGCTAGCTAGGGTGTGTCTCTCGATTCCCGCCTACTGCGCGGCACTCGGCACGGCACCTCGAAGCACTGGAGCAAAGACCACGATGGAAGAACATCGAGGCCTTCACTCCAGCACTCCGAGCTACCGCACCGAGCACCTGCTCGCTACGGCGGGAATCGAGAGACACACCCTAGAGCTTGATGACGATGTCCGACGCGACCTTGTCGTGCCAGGTCTGGTGCTTGTCGTCCCACAGCGGCCAGAGCACGTTCAGGAAGCAGATGTTGTTGAAGATCAGCGCGCAGAGCTCGCGGCCGAAGGTCCGGCCCACACCGATCAGCTCGCCGGTCTCGGGGGAGACGATCTTGAGACCGACGACCTTCTTGCCCAGCGACTGACCGGTGCGGCCCTGCCGGATCACCCGGTTCCAGATCTGGTAGACGATCGAGGCGAGGTACCCGATCACCATCGCGGCACCGCCGGCGTCGCTCATCTCCTCCAGGTCGCCGCTCAGCGCGAGCGCGGTGATCGCGCCGGCCGCGATCAGGACGATCGCGAGGAGTGAGTCCACGATCGACGCGAGCACCCGGGAGCCCCAGCCGGCGAGCTGGCCCGGCAGCGAGTAGTTGTAGCCGTAGCCGCCACCACCGCCGGAGTAGGGGTTGTAGCCCGGCTGCGACGGGTTGTACTGCGGCGCGTAGTTGCCCGGCTGGTTCGGGTACGACGGCTGGTTGGGATAGCCCGGCTGCTGCCCAGGAACGGCCGGGTACGGCGGCTGGTCCTGCGGGCGGTTCGGGTCGAACGGAGGGGTGCTCACGACAGTCCTTTCTACGACACCGGCGAGGACAGCAGAACGCCGTGGCCTCGACAGGCCACGGCGCTCGGAACGCAGACGGTACGAGGTCAGAGCTTGACGACGTACGTGGTGTTGATCTTGTCCGCGAAGGTCTGCTTCTTGTCGTCCCACAGCGGCCACAGGTAACCCAGGTAGCACGGCAGGGCGTCCAGGATGTGGGTGATCTCGCGCAGCAGCGCCTTGCCCACGCCGACGTTCTGTCCGGTGTCGGCGGAGACCAGCTTGAGGCCGAGCGCCTTCTTGCCCCAGCTCTGGCCGGTCTGGCCCTGCAGGACGAGGCGGTTGTAGATCCACAGACCCAGCGCGACCAGGCTCAGCAGCAGGCCGATGATCGTCGTCCCGGCGCCGCCGTCGCCCACGCCGGAGATCAGGTTCCCGATCCAGGACGGGATCGCGATGATGATGCCGTCGATCAGCGAGGCGCCCACGCGGACCGGCCAGGTGGCCAGTTCACCGCCGGGGTTGCCGTAGCCGTAGCCGCCGTAGGGCTGCGAGCCGTACGGCGTCGCGCCGCCCTGCGGGTACGACGGGTAGGAGGACCCACCCGGCTGGCCCGGCTGCTGACCAGGCTGCTGGCCGTACTGGCCGCCGCCCGGCTGACCCGGGTACGCACCCGGCTGCTGCGGCTGCCCGTACTGACCGGGCTGCTGGCCGTACTGCCCGGGCTGCTGCCCGTAGTCCGGCTGCTGCGGCTGACCGTACCCAGGCTGACCCGGCGGCTGACCGTACCCAGGCTGCTGGCCGTACTGGCCCGGCTGACCCGGGTAACCGCCGGGCTGGTCCTGGGTCGGCTGGCCGTACTGGCCCGGCTGCTGACCGTACTGGCCCGGCTGGTCCGGCGTCTGATCCCCGTTGCCCTGGTTCGGGTCCTGGGGGTCGAAACCCGGTGGTGGCGTCGGAGTGCTCACGACGATCCCTTCTGATCTTCGTTGAGGAGTCATTGCAGGCTAGCGAGTCTGAGGCTCACCGGCCACGCACCGCACCGGGGAGTCCGGATGACGGTCTACCGTGGAGCCATGCATCCGGCACACCCTAGAGGGAACGAGCGCGGGCGCGCCACGCCCGAGCCGTTGGACCGCCGGGTGCGTGGCCTGGCGGCGGTCCTGGCCGGCGGCGCAGTGCTTGCCGCGGTCAACGGACTGTCGGGTGGACGGATCGGGCTGCCGTGCCCGTTCCACGCCGTCACCGGGCTGAACTGCCCGTTCTGCGGGACGACGCGGATGGCCGCCGCCCTGCTCGAGGGCGACGTGGCGCGTGCCTGGCCGTACAACCCGCCCATGTTCGTGGTGCTCCCGGTCGTCGCGCTGGTGGTCGGTTACCTGCTGCTGGCATGGACGCTGGAGCGGCTCGGCCGGTTCCGTCTGCCGCGTCCGCGTCCGGGCGCGCGGTTCACGCGGGTCGCGCCGATGGCGTTCCTGGCCGTGATGGCGGCGTACGGCGTACTGCGGAATCTGGTCTAGATCCCTTCCAGGCAAGGGAAAGCGCCGCGGGCCGAAGTGCTTGCCCGCGGCGCCGACACCGGCGGCTCAGCCGAAGCGGCCGGTGATGTAGTCCTCGGTCGCCTTCTCGGTCGGGTTCGAGAAGATCTGCTTGGTCGGGCCCATCTCGATCAGCCGGCCGGGCTTGCCGGTCGCGGCCAGGTTGAAGAACGCGGTCTGGTCGGAGACCCGGGCCGCCTGCTGCATGTTGTGCGTCACGATGACGACGGTGAACTTGTCCTTCAGCTTCTCGATCAGGTCCTCGATCGCCAGCGTGGAGATCGGGTCCAGCGCCGAGCACGGCTCGTCCATCAGGATCACCTCGGGCTCGACGGCGATCGCCCGCGCGATGCACAGCCGCTGCTGCTGACCACCGGACAGGCCGGCGCCCGGCTTGTCGAGGCGGTCCTTCACCTCGTTCCACAGGTTCGCGTCGTGCAACGACCGCTCGACCACCTCGGTGAGCTTCTTCTTGTCCTTGACGCCGTTCAGCTTCAGGCCGGACGCGACGTTGTCGAAGATCGACATGGTCGGGAACGGGTTCGGCCGCTGGAACACCATGCCGACCACGCGGCGGACCGCGACCGGGTCGATCCCGGTGGCGTACAGGTCCTGCTGGTCCAGCAGCACCTTGCCCTCGACCCGGGCGCCGGGGATCACCTCGTGCATCCGGTTCAGGGTCCGCAGGTAGGTGGACTTGCCGCAGCCGGACGGGCCGATGAACGCGGTGACCGAGCGGGGCTCGATCGTCATCGACACGTCCTCGACGGCCTTGAAGTCGCCGTAGTAGACGTTGAGGCCGCTGACCTCGATGCGCTTTGCCATATCGGTTCAGTACCTCTCGACTATTTGGACTTGATCGTGCTGAACCGCGCGACCAGGCGGGCCAGCAGGTTGAGCAGGAGGACGAGCAGGATCAGCGTCAGCGCGGCCGCCCAGACCCGGTCCGCGGCCGGCTGCAGCGCCAGCTCGGTCCGGTCCTGGTTGATCATCGTCGGCAGCGCGCCCATGAATCCGTCGAACGGGTTCAGGTTGATGTTCTTGGAGTAGCCGACCAGGATCAGCAGCGGCGCGGTCTCACCCATCACGCGGGCCAGGCCGAGCATCACACCGGTGACGATGCCACCGAACGCGGTCGGGACGACCACCTTCAGGATCGTCTTCCACTTCGGCACCCCGAGCGCGTACGACGCCTCGCGCAACTCGTCCGGGACCAGTTTGAGCATCTCCTCGGTGGAGCGCAGCACGACCGGCAGCATCAGCAGCACCAGGGACAGCGACACCGCGAAACCGACCCGGTTGAACCCGAAGACGGTGATCCAGACGGCGTAGATGAACAGCGCCGCGACGATCGACGGGACACCGGTCAGGATGTCGATCATGAAGCTGACCACCCGGGCCGCCCTGGTGCCCCGGCCGTACTCGACCAGGTAGACCGCGCCCATGATCGCGATCGGGACGGCGATCAGCGCGGTGATCAGGGACATGATCAGCGTGCCCATGATCGCGTGGTACGCGCCGCCGCCTTCGCGCCGTACGGTGATGCCGCGCTGCGACTCGCTCCACCAGCCGGCGTCCGCCAGCAGTCCGTAGCCCTTGCTGATCACGGTCCACAGGATCCACACCAGCGGGATCAGCGCGACCAGGAAGCACAACGTGATCAGCACGCTGGCCAAGGTGTTCTTGAACGCCCGGTTGCCGGACTTGCCGGTCAGGTCCAGGGTCTTGCCGTCGTAGGCCGGCCGGTTCGCCGCGAGGGTCGTCACAGCGTCGCTCCTTCGCTCTGCGGCTTGTCGCCGACTCGCTTGACCTTGCGCGTCCGCTTGCCGCCGGGCGTGCTGCGGTCCACGATGATCCGGGCGATCGAGTTGACCAGGAAGGTCACCACGAACAGCACCAGACCGGCCGCGATGTACGCGCCGGTCTTCTCCGGCGAGTCGAACTCGGCGGCGTTGTTGGCGATCTTCGAGGCGAACGTCTCGCCGCCGGCGAAGATCGAGGAGTTCCACGGGTCGTTGCCGTTCGGCACCGACAAGATGATCAGGACGGCGACGGTCTCACCGAGCGCGCGGCCCAGGCCGAGCATCGAGGCGCTGACCACGCCGGAGCGCCCGTACGGCAGAACGGCCATCCGGATCATCTCCCAGCGGGTCGACCCGAGCGCCAGCGCGCCCTCGCGGTGCGCGATCGGGGTCTGGGCGAAGATCTCCCGGCTGATCGCGGTGACGACCGGCAGGATCATGATCGCCAGCACGACCGACGCGGTGAACACCACGCCGACGTTGTCGGTGGGTGGCTTCTCGAAGATCGGGATCCAGCCCAGCGCCGTCCCCAGGCCGTTGATGACCGGCCTCAGCAGCGGGGCGAACAGCAGGATCCCCCACAGGCCGTAGATGATCGACGGGACGGCGGCCAGCAGGTCGATCGCGTGCGACACCGGCGCGGCCAGCCGCTTCGGTGCGTAGTACGTGGTGAACAGCGCCACCCCGACCGCGATCGGGACGGCGATCGCCATCGCGATGATCGAGCTGACGACAGTGGTGTAGAACAAGGCGGCGATACCGAACTTCGGCGGCACCGCGCCGGGCTCCCAGATCCGGGAGAAAAGAAAATTGCTGTCGTTCTTGGCCAGGGAAGGGATCGCCAGGGCCAGCAGAAAGATGCCGACGAAGGCGACGATCAGGACTACCAGCCCACCCGAACCGCGGGCCAGACCGGAGAACAGCCGATCACCGAGGTGGCCGACCGGACCGAGGTCCATCGTGCGTTCGTCAGCCGGCCGATCGGGCGGGGCCGTGCCGTCTGTGCTGCTCATCGTTGTGGCTCCAAGCGACGGGGTCGTTGTCCGGGGTGGTCATGAGGCAAGCCCCGGTCGCTTGCCGAGGGCAAGGACCGGGGCTCGCATCACGGCCGGTTGCGACCGGATGAAATCAGCTGATGGCCTGGACGGCCGCGTCGACCTTCGTCCGGATCTCGTCCGGCAGCGGGGCGTAGTTCAGCTCGGCCAGCGAGGACTGACCCTCGGTGCTCGCGAAGTAGGACAGGAAGCTCTTCACCAGCGCGGTCTTCTCGGCCGGCAGGCCCTTGCTGCAGACGATCTCGTAGGTGACCAGGACGATCGGGTAGGCCCCGGCCGCCTTCGTCGCGTAGTCGACCTTGAGCGCCAGGTCGTTGCCGGTGCCCGCGACCTTCGCCGCGGCAACCGCCTTGCCGGCCGACTCGCCGGTCAGCTCGACCGCTCCGGCGCCGCTGTCGACCTGCGCCACCCCGAGCTTGTTGTCGATCGCGTAGGACCACTCGACGTAGGTGAGCGCGTTCTTGGTGCTCTTCACGCCCTCGGCGACACCGGAGGACTTCTCCTTGCCGTTGCCGGTCCCGGACCACTTCTTGGCCGGCTTGCCCTTCCACGCGCCACCACCGGCCGCGGCCAGGTACTTGGTGAAGTTCTCGGTGGTGCCGGACTCGTCGGAGCGGAAGAAGACGGCGATGGCCGCCGACGGCAGCGTCGTCCCCGGGTTCAGCTTGGCGATGGCCGGGTCGTTCCAGGTCTTGATCGTGCCCTGGAAGATCGCGGCGGCAGTCGGTCCGTCGAGCACCAGCTTGCTCACGCCGTCGATGTTGTAGGCCAGGGCGATCGGCCCGGTGACCATCGGCAGGTTCCACGCCGGGCTGCCCTGGCAGCGCTTGGCCGCGGCGGCCGCCTCGGACTCGCCGCCGTCGGAGCCCTCGGTCTTCAGCGCCGAGTCGGAACCGGCGAAGTCGACCTGGCTGGCGTTGAACTGCTTGATGCCCGCACCGGACGCGGTGGCGTTGTAGTTCACCGTGGCATCGGCGCACTTCTCGTTGTACTTGGCGATGACTTCCTCGATGGCGTTCTTCTGCGCCGAGGATCCCTCGGCGTTCAGGGTGCCCTCGGGGCAGTCGGCGGTGCCGGTGGAGGCCGAGCTGTCACCCGACGGGGTCGAGGAGCCCGACGGCTCCGGGTCACTGCCACAGGCGCTCAGAGCGAGAACGCCGAGGGAAGCCACGGCGACGGTGCCGACGCGGAGCAGGCGATTGACGGACACGAGAGTGTTGCCCTTCTGCGGGAATTCAGACTTTGTGAACTTCCACAGACGGTAGGGAGAGCAGGTGACCGCCTGGTCCGTCGCGGATGAACGAGCGGTGAACGGTTTCGGTAGTGCTCGCGACGACTGGCGTGCCGTCAGGAGGCCAGCAGGTGAACTGAGTTAAGAGCCGTGACGCTGAGTGATTTCAAGCGCCTGTTGGTCACGGTCCGGTATCAGCGCACGACCAGCGCAAGGGATGCCGATGACGGCCAGGTGATCGCGCGGCCGCCGTACGTCGTACTGGGGATGAAGAACCGGTACGCCGCGGGCTTGTTTCAGCTGGAGAAGTCCTCCGGCGCCACGCCGTCGAGGAACTGGCGGAAGCGCTCGAGCTCGGCCTGCTCCTCCTCGGGCGTGGCAACGCCGGCCTCGCGCAGCACCTGCTCGGTGCAGCGGATCGGCGTACCGAGTCTGACCGCGAGCGCGACCGAGTCGCTCGGCCGGGCCGACACGCGGGCGCCGTTGGCCAGCACCAGCTCGGCGTAGAAGACCGCGTCGCGCAACTCGACGATCTCCACCGCCTCGATGTGCACGCCGAACGCCTCGATCAGGTCGCGCATCAGGTCGTGGGTCAGCGGCCGGGAGGGGCGCAGGCCCTGCTCCTCGTACGCGATCGCGGTCGCTTCCACCGAACCGATCGAGATCGGTAGGTAGCGGTAGCCCTCGGTCTCGCGCAGCATCATCACGGGCGCCCGGTTGGGCGACTCCATCCGGATCCCGATCAGGGTCAGTTCGCGCATCGATGTCATGGTGCGGTCCCGGCCTCTCCGTGCCGCCGGCTCCCGGTAGGGCGCCGGTTTCCTCGGTAGGAACATACCCGGCAGGGCCCGCCGCACTCGGCGGCGACCCCGACTGTGACGATCTCTTTGCATTGGCGGGGTCGCTCGGAGTCACACCCCCTTACGGCGCGCTGAAGCGTTCGTGGGCGACGCGGCCGTCGGCGAGCAGGTGCGCGACGACGAACGCGCCGGGGGAGTACTTGCCGACGGGGAGCCCGAGCTCACGCGCCAGAGCGGGCAGCACCGGGCGGTGCGAGCAGATGACGGTCACGTGGCCGTGCTTCCACGCGGTGCCGGCCAGGCCCTCCATCGCCTGCGGGTCCGCCTCAAACCCGCGCTCGGAGATCTCCGGGTGCAGGTGGATCTTGCGGCCGATCGCCGCGGCGTACGGCGTGAGCGTGGTCGCGCACCGCTCCGCGTCGCTGCTGCGCACCCGGTCCACCCCGAGCGCGGCCAGTACGTCGACCAGCCGCTCGGAGGTGCCCCGGCCGCGATCGGTCAGCGGGCGGTCCGTGTCGTCCTCGTCCCAGTCCTTGCGCCTGATCGCCTCCGCGTGCCGGATCAGGACCAGCGACGCGACCACCGGTACGGCGGGCTCGAGGTTGCGCAGGATGTCCACGTCGCGCGGGTAGCTGAGCCGCGCCGCGGCCTGGTCGACCTCGAGCCACTCGACCCGGTCGACCTCGTCGCTCGAGACGAACTCGCCGTCGCCGCGGGTCTCGGCGGACCAGTAGTGCACCAGCTTCGGCACGGTCCCGCCGTTCTTGCGGACGTCGTACCGCTGGATGCCGAGCGACGGGCCGAGCACGACCCGCAGACCGGTCTCCTCCTCGATCTCGCGCCGCGCCGCGGACAGCACGTGCTCGTGCGCGGTCAGCTTGCCCTTCGGCAGGGACCAGTCGTCGTACCTGGGGCGGTGCACCAGCAGGACCTGGCGCGTGCCGCGGCGCTCCCGCCACACGACACCACCCGCGGCGATCACGGTCGCCGGGTTGCTCATCGTCTCCAGCCTTCGATCGACCTACGGGGTGTCGGCCTGGCGGCGCCTGCCGCGGGTCGCGATCAGGCGTTCCTGCAGGTCACGCAACGGCTCGCCGTCCGGACCGGTGAGCCGGGCCTGCCAGGTGTCGTCGGGCTGCAGCCACCACGAGCCGGTCCGCTCGTCGAAGCCGAGGTCGAACAGCTCGCGCAGCTCGGTGATCTGGTCCTGCTGCTTGAGCTGGACCAGCACCTCGACCCGGCGGTCCAGGTTGCGGTGCATCAGGTCGGCCGAGCCGATCCACACCTCGGACTCGCCGCCGTTGTCGAACCAGAAGACCCGGCTGTGCTCCAGGAACCGGCCGAGGATGCTGCGGACGCGGATGTTGTCCGACAGCCCCGGTACGCCGGGACGGATGGTGCAGATGCCGCGGATCCACAGGTCGACCGGGACACCGGCTTGCGACGCACGGTACAGGGCGTCGCACAGGGCCTCGTCGACCAGGCTGTTCACCTTGATCCGGACCCGGGCCGGGCGACCGGCCAGGTGGTGCTGGACCTCGCGCTCGATCCGGTCCAGCAGGCCCCGACGTACGGACTGCGGAGCGACCAGCAGCCGGCGCGAGCCCGTACTGCGGGCGAAGCCGGACAGGTGGTTGAACAGGTGCGCGATGTCCTCGGTGACGACCTTGTCGCTGGTCAGCAGGCCGAGGTCCTCGTACATCCGGGCAGTCTTCGGGTGGTAGTTGCCGGTGCCGATGTGGGCGTAGCGACGCAGGCCGTCCGGCTCGTCGCGGACCACCATCGAGAGCTTGCAGTGCGTCTTCAGGCCGATCACGCCGTAGACGACGTGGCAGCCGGCATGCTCGAGCTGACGGGCCCACTTGATGTTGGCCTGCTCGTCGAACCGGGCCTGGATCTCGACCAGGACCAGCACCTGCTTGCCGGCCTCGGCGGCGTCGATCAACGCGTCGACGATCGGCGAGTCACCGCTGGTCCGGTACAGCGTCTGCTTGATCGCGAGCACGTGCGGGTCGGCCGCGGCCTGCTCGATGAAGCGCTGCACGCTCGTCGAGAAGCTGTCGTACGGGTGGTGGACCAGTACGTCGCGCTGCTTGAGCGCGTGGAACATGTCGGCCGGGTTGGAGGTCTCGACCTCGGCCAGGTGCGGGTGCGTCGACGGGACGAAGCCGGGGTACTTCAGCTCGGCCCGATCCAGCGACGCGATGTCGAACAGGCCGCGCAGGTCCAGCGGACCCGGCACCTCGAACACCTCGGCCTCGGTGACGCCCAGCTCGGACACCAGCAACGCCCGGACCTTCGGGTCGATCGACTCCTCGACCTCGAGCCGGACCGGCGGGCCGAACCGGCGCCGCAGCAGCTCCTTCTCGAGCGCGGCGAGCAGGTTCTCCGCGTCGTCCTCCTCGACCTCGAGGTCCTCGTTGCGGGTGACCCGGAAGGTGTGGACCTGGGTCACCTCCATGCCCGGGAACAGCTGGCCGAGGTGCGTGGCGATGACGTCCTCGAGCGGGACGAACCGGCCCTCGGCGACCTTCACGAACCGGGGCAGCAGCGGCGGCACCTTCACCCGGGCGAAGTGCTCGCCGCCGGAGTCGGGGTTGCGGACCACGACGGCCAGGTTGAGCGACAGGCCGGAGATGTACGGGAACGGGTGCGACGGGTCGACCGCGAGCGGGGTCAGGACCGGGAAGACCCGGTCCTTGAAGAACTGGGTCATCGCCTCGCGCTCGGCGTGCTCCAGCTCGTCCCAGCGGAGGATGTCGATACCCTCCTTGACCAGGGCGGGCAGCACGACCTTGCGCCAGGTCTCGGCCTGCCGGTCCATCAGCTCGCGGCTGCGGCTCAGGCTGCGGTCGAGCACCTCGCGCGGCATCAGGCCGCTGGCGGCTTTGACAGCAACGCCGGCCGCGATGCGGCGCTTGAGGCCGGCCACGCGGACCATGTAGAACTCGTCCAGGTTGCTGGCGAAGATGGCCAGGAACTTGGCCCGCTCCAGCAACGGCACGCGGTCGTTCTCGGCCAGCTCGAGCACGCGCTGGTTGAACGCCAGCCAGCTCAGCTCGCGGTCCGAGAACCGGTCCTCGGGAAGGTCGCCGGCCTCCGTGATGTCGTACGGGGGCTCGACGTCGTACTCCCGGTTGTGCGACGCCAACAAGTCTCCTGCCACGTTGACCAGCATCCCATCCTTTGGTGAACGGTAGGTGGCTGGACGCATGTCAGGGTCGTCTCTGCGCGATCTCGCTGATTGTTGCTAGCGTCACGCTTTGTGAACCCACGAGTGGACGCGTTGCTGCGGACCGGACTGACCGCTGTCCAGAAGGCGGTCCAGGGCCATGCCCTGACCCCGGTCTACGCCCTGCCCCCGGCGGTCCGCCGCCGCCTGGCCGGCGCTCCGATCGAGATCGACGGCAACGTTCTCGACCCCGACCTGCAGCTGCTGCTCCGGCTCGAGGCTCTGCTCCCCGGCAGCGGCGGCCTCCCGAAGTCCGTTGCCGCGGCGCGCGCGGGTCTGTTGCGGGGGACCGCCCTCGTGTCCGGACCACTCCGTGAGGTCCAGCGCGTGACCGAACTCACCGTCC
The Kribbella italica DNA segment above includes these coding regions:
- the pstS gene encoding phosphate ABC transporter substrate-binding protein PstS, with product MSVNRLLRVGTVAVASLGVLALSACGSDPEPSGSSTPSGDSSASTGTADCPEGTLNAEGSSAQKNAIEEVIAKYNEKCADATVNYNATASGAGIKQFNASQVDFAGSDSALKTEGSDGGESEAAAAAKRCQGSPAWNLPMVTGPIALAYNIDGVSKLVLDGPTAAAIFQGTIKTWNDPAIAKLNPGTTLPSAAIAVFFRSDESGTTENFTKYLAAAGGGAWKGKPAKKWSGTGNGKEKSSGVAEGVKSTKNALTYVEWSYAIDNKLGVAQVDSGAGAVELTGESAGKAVAAAKVAGTGNDLALKVDYATKAAGAYPIVLVTYEIVCSKGLPAEKTALVKSFLSYFASTEGQSSLAELNYAPLPDEIRTKVDAAVQAIS
- a CDS encoding RNA degradosome polyphosphate kinase, which produces MLVNVAGDLLASHNREYDVEPPYDITEAGDLPEDRFSDRELSWLAFNQRVLELAENDRVPLLERAKFLAIFASNLDEFYMVRVAGLKRRIAAGVAVKAASGLMPREVLDRSLSRSRELMDRQAETWRKVVLPALVKEGIDILRWDELEHAEREAMTQFFKDRVFPVLTPLAVDPSHPFPYISGLSLNLAVVVRNPDSGGEHFARVKVPPLLPRFVKVAEGRFVPLEDVIATHLGQLFPGMEVTQVHTFRVTRNEDLEVEEDDAENLLAALEKELLRRRFGPPVRLEVEESIDPKVRALLVSELGVTEAEVFEVPGPLDLRGLFDIASLDRAELKYPGFVPSTHPHLAEVETSNPADMFHALKQRDVLVHHPYDSFSTSVQRFIEQAAADPHVLAIKQTLYRTSGDSPIVDALIDAAEAGKQVLVLVEIQARFDEQANIKWARQLEHAGCHVVYGVIGLKTHCKLSMVVRDEPDGLRRYAHIGTGNYHPKTARMYEDLGLLTSDKVVTEDIAHLFNHLSGFARSTGSRRLLVAPQSVRRGLLDRIEREVQHHLAGRPARVRIKVNSLVDEALCDALYRASQAGVPVDLWIRGICTIRPGVPGLSDNIRVRSILGRFLEHSRVFWFDNGGESEVWIGSADLMHRNLDRRVEVLVQLKQQDQITELRELFDLGFDERTGSWWLQPDDTWQARLTGPDGEPLRDLQERLIATRGRRRQADTP
- a CDS encoding bifunctional nuclease domain-containing protein; protein product: MRELTLIGIRMESPNRAPVMMLRETEGYRYLPISIGSVEATAIAYEEQGLRPSRPLTHDLMRDLIEAFGVHIEAVEIVELRDAVFYAELVLANGARVSARPSDSVALAVRLGTPIRCTEQVLREAGVATPEEEQAELERFRQFLDGVAPEDFSS
- a CDS encoding NUDIX hydrolase; this translates as MSNPATVIAAGGVVWRERRGTRQVLLVHRPRYDDWSLPKGKLTAHEHVLSAARREIEEETGLRVVLGPSLGIQRYDVRKNGGTVPKLVHYWSAETRGDGEFVSSDEVDRVEWLEVDQAAARLSYPRDVDILRNLEPAVPVVASLVLIRHAEAIRRKDWDEDDTDRPLTDRGRGTSERLVDVLAALGVDRVRSSDAERCATTLTPYAAAIGRKIHLHPEISERGFEADPQAMEGLAGTAWKHGHVTVICSHRPVLPALARELGLPVGKYSPGAFVVAHLLADGRVAHERFSAP
- the pstB gene encoding phosphate ABC transporter ATP-binding protein PstB, whose translation is MAKRIEVSGLNVYYGDFKAVEDVSMTIEPRSVTAFIGPSGCGKSTYLRTLNRMHEVIPGARVEGKVLLDQQDLYATGIDPVAVRRVVGMVFQRPNPFPTMSIFDNVASGLKLNGVKDKKKLTEVVERSLHDANLWNEVKDRLDKPGAGLSGGQQQRLCIARAIAVEPEVILMDEPCSALDPISTLAIEDLIEKLKDKFTVVIVTHNMQQAARVSDQTAFFNLAATGKPGRLIEMGPTKQIFSNPTEKATEDYITGRFG
- the pstA gene encoding phosphate ABC transporter permease PstA, coding for MTTLAANRPAYDGKTLDLTGKSGNRAFKNTLASVLITLCFLVALIPLVWILWTVISKGYGLLADAGWWSESQRGITVRREGGGAYHAIMGTLIMSLITALIAVPIAIMGAVYLVEYGRGTRAARVVSFMIDILTGVPSIVAALFIYAVWITVFGFNRVGFAVSLSLVLLMLPVVLRSTEEMLKLVPDELREASYALGVPKWKTILKVVVPTAFGGIVTGVMLGLARVMGETAPLLILVGYSKNINLNPFDGFMGALPTMINQDRTELALQPAADRVWAAALTLILLVLLLNLLARLVARFSTIKSK
- the pstC gene encoding phosphate ABC transporter permease subunit PstC, whose amino-acid sequence is MSSTDGTAPPDRPADERTMDLGPVGHLGDRLFSGLARGSGGLVVLIVAFVGIFLLALAIPSLAKNDSNFLFSRIWEPGAVPPKFGIAALFYTTVVSSIIAMAIAVPIAVGVALFTTYYAPKRLAAPVSHAIDLLAAVPSIIYGLWGILLFAPLLRPVINGLGTALGWIPIFEKPPTDNVGVVFTASVVLAIMILPVVTAISREIFAQTPIAHREGALALGSTRWEMIRMAVLPYGRSGVVSASMLGLGRALGETVAVLIILSVPNGNDPWNSSIFAGGETFASKIANNAAEFDSPEKTGAYIAAGLVLFVVTFLVNSIARIIVDRSTPGGKRTRKVKRVGDKPQSEGATL
- a CDS encoding DUF2752 domain-containing protein yields the protein MTVYRGAMHPAHPRGNERGRATPEPLDRRVRGLAAVLAGGAVLAAVNGLSGGRIGLPCPFHAVTGLNCPFCGTTRMAAALLEGDVARAWPYNPPMFVVLPVVALVVGYLLLAWTLERLGRFRLPRPRPGARFTRVAPMAFLAVMAAYGVLRNLV
- a CDS encoding RDD family protein produces the protein MSTPPFDPNRPQDQPPYPAVPGQQPGYPNQPSYPNQPGNYAPQYNPSQPGYNPYSGGGGGYGYNYSLPGQLAGWGSRVLASIVDSLLAIVLIAAGAITALALSGDLEEMSDAGGAAMVIGYLASIVYQIWNRVIRQGRTGQSLGKKVVGLKIVSPETGELIGVGRTFGRELCALIFNNICFLNVLWPLWDDKHQTWHDKVASDIVIKL
- a CDS encoding RDD family protein, giving the protein MSTPTPPPGFDPQDPNQGNGDQTPDQPGQYGQQPGQYGQPTQDQPGGYPGQPGQYGQQPGYGQPPGQPGYGQPQQPDYGQQPGQYGQQPGQYGQPQQPGAYPGQPGGGQYGQQPGQQPGQPGGSSYPSYPQGGATPYGSQPYGGYGYGNPGGELATWPVRVGASLIDGIIIAIPSWIGNLISGVGDGGAGTTIIGLLLSLVALGLWIYNRLVLQGQTGQSWGKKALGLKLVSADTGQNVGVGKALLREITHILDALPCYLGYLWPLWDDKKQTFADKINTTYVVKL